A window of Clostridium botulinum BKT015925 contains these coding sequences:
- a CDS encoding PolC-type DNA polymerase III, which translates to MNASLVQVLKTELDSKNVHTDNIQILKVQYLTKSNRLKIVLKSVNEINDDIKRLIKSIISKKLMGFNNIDLVCYKDVSNISLDEISKQYWIDIVENVSKVMPVSKQSLITSSRSIEGNLLVLRIGDKFMCKLFETKRLGNIIQSVITDMFALKSIVNIKYDPELKDSNYIEVKVKEEKQIIQNALKESKSGNSSVNSEKNDNKENNKSSDKSNYYNKRKHTAKNPNAIFGRDVSGEITNIIDVNETSGVVNICGDIFKVNIIETKSGRKIITFFITDYTSSITVKCFPKPKETEQLLEDIQEGLHCKVRGEAVHDSFAREVVIMGRDIVKTSKLEKMDTFEEKRVELHLHTQMSAMDGMSSAKSLIERAAKWGHPAVAITDHGVVQAYPDAMDAAKKYNIKIIYGVEAYLVNDGVPIVTNVREQTINDTFVVFDLETTGFSSAYDKIIEIGAVKIKNGNIIDSFSTFVNPEIKVPYNITELTSITNDDVKNADTIDSILPKFIEFCGDSVLVAHNANFDMSFIRKNCNDLNIDINYTVMDTVPLAKFLFPELKRYKLNTIAKHLGVSLENHHRAVDDAKATGDILLCCFKLLDDMKITSLDSLNKEFLGNIDVKKLPTYHLIILAKNQVGLKNLYKLISYSNLDYFFRKPRMPKSLIEQYKEGLIIGSACEAGEVYKAVLEGKSQEELKQMIKFYNYLEIQPIMNNEFMLKKGIVKSEEQLKEVNRKIYNLGKENGLPVVATGDVHFLDPKDAKFREILMKGQGFSDAEDQPPLYLKTTNEMLKEFQYLGDDACKEVVIYNPQKIAEEVEVVKPIPDETFPPKIEGAEEDIRNMTLEKAYSIYGNPLPKVVHDRLEKELNSIINNGYAVLYLIAHKLVAKSLKDGYLVGSRGSVGSSLVATMSDITEVNGLPPHYVCPNCKNSEFFTDGSVSSGADLPPKKCPNCGDEYNRNGHDIPFETFLGFNGDKEPDIDLNFSGDNQGDIHRYTEVLFGKGHTFKAGTIGTIADKTAYGFVKKYLDEKNLIVSQAEVERLTQGCTGVKRTSGQHPGGIMVVPSDNEIYNFCPIQHPADDSNSDIITTHFDYHSISGRLLKLDILGHDDPTVLRMLKDTTGLDPITIPIGDEKVLSLFTSPEALGITEEELECPVGCYGIPEFGTKFVRQMLVDTQPKTFSDLVRISGLSHGTDVWLNNAQYFIKEGYTTLKDCIATRDDIMVYLLHKGLPPKEAFTIMEKVRKGKGLTEEHEALMREHKVPDWYIESCKKIKYMFPKGHAVAYVMMAVRIAYYKVYYPQAYYATYFTVRGIDDFDADLIVKGEDVVKRKMDEINALGNNVTQKDKGLLTNLELAFEMYKRNIKFLKVDVYKSHPTKFLIENDDIRPPISSLAGVGTNAAKSIAEAREEGEFISKEDLRKRSKVSKTVVEALSEHGCLKGLPETNQLSLF; encoded by the coding sequence ATGAATGCTAGTTTAGTTCAAGTATTAAAAACTGAATTAGATTCCAAAAATGTACATACTGATAATATACAGATATTAAAAGTACAATATCTAACTAAAAGTAATAGATTGAAAATTGTACTAAAATCTGTTAATGAAATAAATGATGATATAAAAAGGCTAATAAAATCCATAATTTCTAAAAAGTTAATGGGATTTAATAATATAGATTTAGTATGTTATAAAGATGTATCTAATATAAGTTTAGACGAAATTTCTAAACAATATTGGATTGATATTGTAGAGAATGTGTCAAAAGTTATGCCTGTTTCCAAGCAATCACTTATTACTAGCAGTAGGAGCATTGAGGGAAATCTTTTAGTTTTACGTATAGGTGATAAATTTATGTGTAAACTATTTGAAACAAAACGATTAGGGAATATTATACAAAGTGTTATAACTGATATGTTTGCATTAAAGTCTATAGTTAATATAAAATATGATCCAGAATTAAAAGATTCAAACTATATTGAAGTTAAAGTAAAAGAAGAAAAACAGATAATACAAAATGCTTTAAAAGAAAGTAAATCAGGTAATAGTTCGGTAAATAGTGAAAAGAATGATAACAAAGAAAATAATAAAAGTTCAGATAAAAGTAATTACTACAATAAAAGAAAACACACTGCTAAAAATCCCAATGCTATATTTGGAAGAGATGTTTCGGGAGAAATTACAAATATAATTGATGTAAATGAAACTTCAGGAGTAGTAAATATATGTGGAGATATATTTAAAGTTAATATTATTGAAACTAAGTCTGGAAGAAAAATAATAACTTTTTTCATAACAGATTATACAAGTTCAATAACAGTAAAGTGTTTTCCTAAACCAAAAGAAACAGAACAATTATTAGAGGATATACAAGAAGGACTACATTGTAAAGTTAGAGGGGAAGCTGTACATGATTCATTTGCAAGAGAAGTTGTAATAATGGGTAGAGATATAGTTAAAACGTCTAAACTTGAAAAAATGGATACATTTGAAGAAAAAAGAGTAGAATTACATCTTCATACACAAATGAGTGCTATGGATGGTATGTCTTCTGCTAAGTCATTGATTGAAAGAGCTGCAAAGTGGGGTCATCCAGCAGTAGCAATTACAGACCATGGTGTAGTTCAAGCATATCCAGATGCTATGGATGCTGCTAAAAAATATAATATTAAGATTATTTATGGAGTTGAGGCGTATCTTGTAAATGATGGTGTTCCTATTGTAACTAATGTTAGAGAGCAAACAATAAATGATACTTTTGTAGTATTTGATTTAGAAACTACTGGATTTTCAAGTGCGTATGATAAAATTATAGAAATTGGAGCTGTTAAAATAAAAAATGGCAATATAATAGATTCTTTTAGTACATTTGTTAATCCAGAAATTAAAGTACCATATAATATTACAGAACTTACGAGTATAACAAATGACGATGTTAAAAATGCAGATACAATAGATAGTATATTGCCTAAATTTATTGAGTTTTGTGGAGATTCAGTTTTAGTTGCCCATAATGCAAATTTTGATATGTCTTTTATTAGAAAGAACTGCAATGATTTAAATATAGATATTAATTATACGGTTATGGACACAGTTCCACTAGCAAAATTCTTATTTCCTGAATTAAAAAGATATAAGTTAAATACGATTGCAAAACATTTAGGAGTTTCCCTTGAAAATCATCATAGAGCTGTAGATGATGCAAAAGCTACAGGAGATATTCTTTTATGTTGTTTTAAACTATTAGATGATATGAAAATAACATCATTAGACTCATTAAATAAGGAGTTTTTAGGAAATATTGATGTAAAAAAGCTTCCAACTTATCACTTAATAATTCTTGCAAAAAATCAAGTTGGCCTAAAAAATTTATATAAATTAATTTCATATTCAAATTTAGATTATTTTTTTAGAAAACCTAGAATGCCTAAAAGTTTAATAGAGCAGTATAAAGAAGGACTTATAATTGGTTCTGCTTGTGAAGCTGGAGAAGTTTATAAAGCTGTTTTAGAAGGTAAAAGTCAAGAAGAATTAAAACAAATGATAAAATTTTATAATTATCTAGAAATACAACCTATAATGAATAATGAGTTTATGCTTAAAAAAGGAATAGTAAAAAGTGAAGAGCAACTAAAAGAAGTGAATAGAAAAATATATAATTTGGGTAAAGAAAATGGATTGCCTGTTGTAGCCACTGGAGATGTACATTTTTTAGATCCTAAAGATGCAAAATTTAGAGAGATACTTATGAAGGGTCAAGGATTTTCTGATGCAGAAGATCAACCACCATTGTATTTAAAAACTACTAATGAAATGTTGAAGGAATTTCAATATCTAGGAGATGATGCGTGTAAGGAAGTTGTTATATATAATCCTCAAAAGATAGCTGAAGAAGTTGAAGTGGTAAAACCTATACCGGATGAAACATTTCCTCCTAAAATTGAAGGGGCAGAAGAAGATATAAGAAATATGACATTAGAAAAAGCTTATTCTATATATGGAAATCCTCTACCTAAAGTAGTACATGATAGACTAGAAAAAGAATTAAATTCTATAATAAATAATGGATATGCCGTGTTATATTTAATAGCTCATAAATTAGTTGCAAAATCTCTTAAAGATGGATATTTAGTTGGTTCAAGAGGATCTGTTGGCTCATCCCTTGTTGCTACTATGTCGGATATCACGGAAGTTAATGGATTACCTCCACATTATGTGTGTCCTAATTGTAAAAATAGTGAATTTTTTACGGATGGATCTGTTTCTTCTGGAGCCGATCTTCCGCCTAAAAAATGTCCTAATTGTGGTGATGAATATAATAGAAATGGGCATGATATACCTTTTGAAACGTTTTTGGGCTTTAATGGAGATAAAGAACCAGATATAGACTTAAATTTCTCAGGAGATAATCAGGGAGATATTCATAGATATACGGAAGTTTTATTTGGAAAGGGTCACACATTTAAAGCAGGTACTATTGGAACAATAGCAGATAAAACTGCATATGGATTTGTAAAAAAATATTTAGATGAAAAAAATTTAATTGTATCACAAGCAGAGGTAGAAAGATTAACTCAAGGTTGTACAGGAGTTAAAAGAACATCAGGACAACATCCAGGTGGAATTATGGTTGTTCCTAGTGATAATGAGATATATAATTTTTGTCCTATACAACATCCAGCAGATGACTCAAATTCAGATATAATAACTACTCATTTTGATTATCACTCTATAAGTGGAAGACTTTTAAAGTTAGATATATTGGGACATGACGATCCTACCGTTTTAAGAATGTTAAAAGATACAACGGGATTAGATCCTATTACTATACCTATAGGAGATGAAAAAGTACTAAGTTTGTTTACATCTCCAGAAGCTTTAGGAATAACAGAAGAAGAACTGGAGTGTCCTGTTGGTTGTTATGGCATACCTGAATTTGGAACTAAGTTTGTAAGACAAATGTTAGTAGATACACAACCAAAAACATTCTCAGATCTTGTAAGAATATCAGGACTTTCACATGGAACTGATGTGTGGTTAAATAATGCTCAATATTTTATAAAGGAGGGGTATACAACACTTAAAGATTGTATTGCCACAAGAGATGATATAATGGTATATCTTCTTCATAAAGGATTACCTCCTAAAGAAGCTTTTACAATAATGGAAAAGGTAAGAAAAGGTAAAGGGCTTACAGAAGAACATGAAGCGTTAATGAGAGAACATAAAGTTCCGGATTGGTATATAGAATCTTGTAAGAAAATAAAATACATGTTCCCTAAAGGTCACGCAGTTGCATATGTAATGATGGCTGTTAGAATAGCATATTATAAAGTGTATTATCCTCAGGCTTATTATGCTACATATTTTACAGTAAGAGGTATCGATGATTTTGATGCAGATTTAATTGTAAAAGGGGAAGATGTTGTAAAAAGAAAAATGGATGAAATAAATGCTCTTGGAAATAATGTAACTCAAAAAGATAAAGGATTATTAACTAATCTAGAATTAGCTTTTGAAATGTATAAAAGAAATATAAAATTTTTGAAGGTAGATGTATATAAATCACATCCAACTAAATTTTTAATAGAGAATGATGATATAAGACCGCCTATTAGTTCCCTTGCAGGAGTAGGAACAAATGCGGCTAAAAGTATTGCTGAAGCTAGAGAAGAGGGAGAATTTATTTCAAAAGAAGATTTAAGAAAAAGATCCAAAGTATCAAAGACGGTTGTCGAAGCTTTAAGTGAACATGGATGTTTAAAAGGATTACCAGAAACAAACCAATTATCGCTTTTTTAA
- the ispG gene encoding flavodoxin-dependent (E)-4-hydroxy-3-methylbut-2-enyl-diphosphate synthase — MIRKKTKKIKIGNIYIGGDSPITVQSMNNTDTRDIKATIKQINDLQHAGCDITRCAVLDMDAAEALKEITSVVNIPVVADIHFDYKLALKSIENGISALRINPGNIGNIEKVRAVAKAAKERSIPIRIGVNSGSLEKDLLEKYNGVCSEALVESALKHVGILEDINFNDIVISLKSSNVNQMIESYRMISDKVDYPLHIGVTESGTIWRGTIKSSVGIGTLVSEGIGDTIRVSLTGDPIEEIKVGREILKATGHIKEGIEFVSCPTCGRTQIDLIKLANEVEAKLSNVNKNIKIAIMGCVVNGPGEAKEADLGIAGGNGEGLIFKKGKILRKVKEENLIYELVKEVEKI, encoded by the coding sequence ATGATTAGAAAAAAAACAAAGAAAATAAAAATCGGAAACATATACATTGGTGGAGATTCTCCTATAACTGTACAATCAATGAATAATACAGATACAAGAGATATTAAAGCTACAATAAAGCAAATAAATGATTTACAACATGCTGGTTGTGATATAACAAGATGTGCTGTATTAGATATGGATGCTGCGGAAGCTTTAAAAGAAATAACCAGTGTTGTAAATATTCCTGTTGTTGCAGATATACATTTTGATTATAAATTGGCACTTAAGTCTATAGAAAATGGAATATCAGCATTAAGAATAAATCCAGGAAATATAGGCAATATAGAAAAAGTAAGAGCAGTTGCAAAGGCAGCAAAAGAAAGAAGTATACCAATAAGGATAGGGGTAAATTCTGGATCTTTGGAAAAAGATTTGTTAGAAAAATATAATGGAGTTTGTTCAGAAGCATTAGTTGAAAGTGCATTAAAACATGTTGGAATTTTAGAAGACATTAATTTTAATGATATAGTTATATCTTTAAAATCATCTAATGTTAATCAAATGATTGAAAGTTATAGAATGATTTCAGATAAAGTAGATTATCCGTTACATATAGGGGTTACTGAATCAGGTACTATATGGAGAGGAACGATAAAATCAAGCGTTGGTATTGGTACTCTCGTTTCAGAAGGAATAGGAGATACTATAAGAGTTTCTTTAACAGGTGATCCAATAGAAGAAATAAAGGTTGGAAGAGAGATATTAAAAGCTACAGGACATATAAAAGAAGGAATAGAATTTGTATCTTGTCCTACCTGTGGTAGAACACAAATTGATTTAATAAAATTAGCAAACGAAGTTGAAGCAAAGTTAAGTAATGTAAATAAAAATATAAAAATTGCTATAATGGGTTGTGTTGTAAATGGTCCTGGTGAAGCTAAAGAAGCTGATCTTGGAATAGCAGGCGGAAATGGAGAAGGGCTAATTTTTAAAAAAGGAAAAATTTTAAGAAAAGTAAAAGAAGAAAATTTAATATATGAACTTGTCAAAGAAGTAGAAAAGATTTAA
- the rseP gene encoding RIP metalloprotease RseP: MNALLNIIWVILAFSILVIIHEFGHFTLAKLNGVKVEEFAIGMGPKLFGIRGKETLYAFRLIPIGGYVKMLGEEGDSEDERSFSNKSPLRRLSIVAAGPIMNFILAIVLFAVVGYLKGFLIPVVSEVIPQSPAVKAGIQPGDRILEINKHKISTWEDVMGQVTISKGEPLNIELQRNNEQKTIVVRPMKNAKDGTYMLGVYSSALEKPSFTQAVSYGIRETNSTVKQTFQSLGMLFKGKASLKKDIGGPVTILRVTWAVSKAGFVNLVIFSAFISIQLGIFNLLPIPALDGFWALVSLYEIITRRRINRDKLGTVSTIGFTLLLVLMVVVTIKDVLYPIKL, from the coding sequence TTGAATGCTCTATTGAATATTATTTGGGTAATATTAGCCTTTAGTATTTTGGTAATAATTCACGAGTTTGGTCATTTTACTTTAGCAAAATTAAATGGTGTAAAGGTTGAAGAATTTGCTATAGGAATGGGCCCAAAATTATTTGGAATAAGAGGAAAAGAAACTTTATATGCATTTAGATTAATACCTATTGGTGGCTATGTTAAAATGCTAGGTGAAGAGGGTGATAGTGAAGATGAAAGATCATTTTCAAATAAATCACCACTAAGAAGGTTAAGTATTGTAGCGGCAGGACCTATAATGAATTTTATATTAGCTATAGTTCTGTTTGCAGTTGTAGGATATTTAAAAGGTTTTTTAATTCCTGTTGTAAGTGAAGTAATACCACAAAGTCCTGCTGTTAAAGCAGGTATTCAACCAGGAGATCGAATATTAGAAATAAACAAACATAAAATAAGTACTTGGGAAGATGTGATGGGTCAGGTTACTATATCTAAAGGGGAACCTTTAAATATAGAGTTGCAAAGAAATAATGAGCAAAAAACTATTGTTGTAAGACCTATGAAAAATGCTAAAGATGGTACTTATATGTTAGGGGTATATTCCTCTGCTTTGGAAAAACCAAGTTTTACTCAAGCAGTTTCATATGGTATTAGAGAGACTAATTCAACAGTAAAACAAACATTTCAATCATTGGGTATGCTTTTTAAAGGAAAGGCATCTCTTAAAAAGGATATTGGTGGACCAGTAACTATACTAAGAGTTACATGGGCTGTTTCAAAAGCTGGATTTGTAAATTTAGTTATATTTTCAGCATTTATAAGTATACAGTTAGGTATATTCAATCTATTACCAATTCCTGCTTTGGATGGCTTCTGGGCATTGGTTTCTTTATATGAAATAATAACAAGAAGACGTATAAATAGAGATAAACTAGGTACTGTAAGCACCATTGGGTTTACTTTATTGTTAGTACTTATGGTTGTAGTTACAATAAAGGATGTATTATATCCCATTAAACTTTAA
- the dxr gene encoding 1-deoxy-D-xylulose-5-phosphate reductoisomerase, translating to MKNICILGATGSIGTQTLDVIEKENEKFKLVAFSAYKSYEKIIEIINKFNPKYCAINDEYTFHKVKEYCHINSVKTNILDGMDGLIKISTLEDVELVVTSIVGMIGLKPTLEAIYAGKDIALANKETLVTGGELVIEAAKKKNVKILPVDSEHGAIYQCLQGNSYTDINKIYLTASGGPFRNRKKEELINITPEEAIKHPKWNMGKKISIDSATMINKGLEVIEARWLFNVDYDKIKVAIHPQSIVHSMVEYIDGSIIAQLATTDMRLPIQYALNYPERSRSVIKNLDIYEMGNLTFEKPDFEKFRGLKLAYEAGRAKGIMPTILNASNEEAVSLFLDKKIGYLQIVDIIEECMNKFENKCLVDLHTILDTEFKVRSFIKSKYNI from the coding sequence ATGAAAAATATATGTATTTTAGGAGCTACTGGTTCAATAGGAACTCAGACATTAGATGTTATAGAAAAAGAAAATGAAAAATTTAAATTAGTCGCATTTTCTGCATATAAAAGCTATGAAAAGATTATAGAAATAATAAATAAGTTTAATCCTAAATACTGTGCTATTAATGATGAGTATACTTTTCATAAAGTTAAGGAATATTGTCATATTAATAGTGTTAAAACCAATATATTAGATGGTATGGACGGATTAATAAAAATTTCAACTTTAGAAGATGTTGAGTTAGTTGTAACTTCTATAGTTGGAATGATAGGACTTAAGCCAACTTTAGAGGCAATATATGCTGGAAAAGATATTGCTTTAGCTAACAAGGAAACTTTAGTTACTGGTGGAGAACTTGTAATTGAAGCAGCTAAGAAAAAAAATGTTAAAATTCTTCCGGTAGATTCAGAGCATGGGGCTATTTATCAATGTTTGCAAGGAAATTCTTATACTGATATAAATAAAATTTACCTAACGGCGTCTGGGGGTCCTTTCAGAAATAGAAAAAAAGAAGAATTAATAAATATTACTCCAGAAGAAGCTATAAAACACCCTAAGTGGAATATGGGTAAAAAAATATCGATTGATTCGGCAACAATGATAAATAAAGGGCTTGAAGTAATAGAAGCTCGTTGGCTTTTTAATGTTGATTATGACAAAATTAAGGTGGCTATACATCCACAAAGTATAGTACATTCTATGGTAGAATACATAGATGGAAGTATAATTGCTCAGCTAGCTACTACTGATATGAGGCTTCCTATACAGTATGCACTTAATTATCCTGAAAGAAGTAGATCTGTAATTAAAAATCTGGATATTTATGAAATGGGAAACTTAACTTTTGAAAAACCAGATTTTGAAAAATTTAGAGGACTGAAATTGGCATACGAAGCAGGTAGAGCAAAAGGTATAATGCCTACAATTCTAAATGCATCAAATGAAGAAGCTGTTAGTTTATTTTTAGATAAAAAAATAGGATATCTCCAAATAGTAGACATTATTGAAGAATGCATGAATAAATTTGAGAATAAGTGCTTAGTAGATTTACATACTATTTTAGATACAGAGTTTAAAGTTAGATCATTTATAAAAAGCAAATATAATATTTAG
- a CDS encoding phosphatidate cytidylyltransferase — translation MNKRYLGAAILSPLIIVLFLGGMYLKILIGILSLLGMYEFYDVSKQKGINPISIISYVLSIFYYILIINGTIDFQKIFLMIILALFIMICIPVLSEKYNFIDVAVTWLGFFYVTIFFSFIVLVNNKQNGNYLIWTIFISSWLCDTCAYYSGKFFGKNKLCPRVSPKKTIEGSIGGLLGSALFCGLYGFVINKIGINISIYNFFIIGILAGIVCQFGDLVASSIKRYVGVKDYSDLIPGHGGILDRFDSILFTAVIVYYYVTIVMGL, via the coding sequence ATGAACAAACGGTATTTAGGAGCTGCGATTCTATCTCCACTAATAATAGTTTTATTTTTAGGTGGAATGTATTTAAAAATACTTATAGGGATACTTTCATTATTAGGAATGTACGAATTTTATGATGTTTCGAAACAAAAAGGAATTAATCCCATAAGTATTATTTCATATGTTTTATCCATATTTTATTATATATTAATTATAAATGGAACCATAGATTTTCAAAAAATATTTTTAATGATAATATTAGCATTATTTATTATGATATGTATACCTGTATTATCTGAGAAATATAATTTTATTGATGTGGCAGTTACATGGTTAGGCTTTTTTTATGTAACTATATTTTTTAGTTTTATTGTATTGGTTAATAATAAACAAAATGGAAATTACTTAATTTGGACTATTTTTATTTCTTCGTGGCTATGTGATACATGTGCATATTATAGTGGAAAATTTTTTGGAAAGAATAAATTATGTCCTAGAGTTAGTCCTAAAAAAACAATTGAAGGTTCTATTGGTGGGCTTTTAGGAAGTGCTTTATTCTGTGGTTTATATGGTTTTGTAATTAATAAAATAGGAATAAATATATCAATTTATAATTTCTTCATTATAGGAATTCTTGCAGGTATAGTTTGTCAGTTCGGAGATCTAGTTGCATCTTCAATAAAAAGATATGTTGGTGTTAAAGATTATAGCGATTTAATACCTGGTCATGGAGGAATTCTCGATAGATTTGATAGTATACTTTTCACAGCCGTTATAGTATACTATTATGTTACTATTGTAATGGGATTATAG
- a CDS encoding isoprenyl transferase — protein sequence MKSIFNFTKGESNIESNLNKDNIPKHIAIIMDGNGRWAKQKKLPRTLGHKAGVETIREIVKECSKLDVKILTLYAFSTENWKRPKEEVGALMKLLVEYLKKELKELHEENVVIRTIGDISKLPNICQEELTNAYNTTKNNTGLTLNLALNYGGRDEIINAMKVIGEKIQEGDLSPEDINEKLISQFLYTKNLDDPDIIIRTAGEQRLSNFLLWQCAYSEFWYTDIKWPDFKKDDLCKAIYDYQNRDRRFGGLK from the coding sequence ATGAAGAGTATTTTTAACTTTACAAAGGGAGAAAGTAATATAGAAAGTAATCTTAATAAAGATAATATTCCAAAACATATAGCTATAATAATGGACGGAAATGGAAGATGGGCAAAGCAAAAAAAACTTCCTAGGACATTAGGACATAAAGCTGGAGTAGAAACTATAAGAGAAATAGTAAAAGAATGTAGTAAGTTAGATGTAAAAATACTTACTTTATATGCGTTTTCTACTGAAAATTGGAAAAGACCAAAAGAAGAAGTTGGAGCATTAATGAAACTTTTAGTAGAATATTTAAAAAAAGAACTAAAGGAACTCCATGAAGAAAATGTTGTTATAAGAACTATTGGTGATATAAGTAAATTACCTAATATATGTCAAGAAGAATTAACTAATGCATATAATACAACAAAAAATAACACGGGATTAACTTTAAATCTTGCTCTTAACTATGGTGGAAGAGATGAAATAATAAATGCAATGAAAGTAATTGGAGAAAAAATACAAGAAGGTGATTTATCTCCAGAAGATATAAATGAAAAATTGATATCACAATTTTTATATACTAAAAATTTAGATGACCCAGATATAATTATAAGAACTGCTGGAGAACAGCGTTTAAGTAACTTTTTATTGTGGCAATGTGCTTATTCAGAATTTTGGTATACTGATATAAAATGGCCTGATTTTAAAAAAGATGATTTATGCAAAGCTATATATGACTATCAAAATAGAGATAGACGTTTTGGCGGGTTGAAATAG
- the frr gene encoding ribosome recycling factor: protein MIKDILNKSQEKMDKTISVLKKELSSMKAGKANPAMLDKIKVEYYGSETPINQLANVSSPEPRVLLIQPWDKNSLKDIERAILQSDLGLNPSNDGSVIRLIVPELTEETRKEIVKKVKKMGEEAKVAIRSIRRDANDKIKNLKKDNEVTEDEAKEGEDSVQKITDKAIKQIDEVISSKENDVMSI from the coding sequence ATGATAAAAGATATTTTAAATAAATCACAAGAAAAAATGGATAAGACTATATCTGTATTAAAGAAAGAGCTTTCATCTATGAAAGCAGGAAAAGCTAATCCAGCTATGTTAGACAAAATTAAAGTAGAATATTACGGTAGCGAAACTCCTATTAATCAATTAGCGAATGTATCTTCTCCAGAACCTAGAGTTTTATTAATTCAACCTTGGGATAAAAATTCTCTTAAGGATATTGAAAGAGCGATATTGCAATCGGATTTAGGATTAAATCCTTCAAATGATGGATCAGTTATAAGACTTATTGTTCCTGAATTAACAGAAGAAACAAGAAAAGAAATAGTTAAAAAGGTTAAAAAAATGGGAGAAGAAGCTAAAGTAGCTATCAGATCTATTAGAAGAGATGCAAATGATAAGATTAAAAACCTAAAGAAAGATAATGAAGTAACTGAAGATGAAGCAAAAGAAGGCGAAGATTCAGTTCAAAAAATTACTGACAAAGCCATAAAACAAATTGATGAAGTTATTAGCTCAAAAGAAAACGACGTAATGTCTATATAA
- the pyrH gene encoding UMP kinase encodes MSSSKYKRIMLKLSGEALSGEKGFGFDFDVTQRIAKEIKEIVDMGIEVGAVVGGGNIWRGRNGEEMDRTTADYMGMLATCINALALQDSLENIGVNTRVQTAIEMKEVAEPFIRRRAMRHLEKKRVVIFAAGTGNPYFSTDTTAALRAAEIEADAILLAKKVDGVYDKDPNKYDDAKKFEKLSYIEVLEKGLQVMDSTATSLCMDNDIPIIVFGLDEPNNIKKVVMGEEMGTIVSK; translated from the coding sequence ATGAGTTCATCTAAATATAAAAGAATAATGCTCAAATTATCAGGCGAAGCTTTAAGTGGCGAAAAAGGATTTGGATTTGATTTCGATGTTACACAAAGAATTGCCAAAGAAATAAAAGAAATAGTAGATATGGGAATAGAAGTAGGCGCTGTAGTTGGTGGTGGAAATATCTGGAGGGGTAGAAACGGAGAAGAAATGGACAGAACCACTGCAGATTATATGGGAATGCTAGCTACATGTATTAATGCTTTAGCATTACAAGATTCATTAGAAAATATAGGGGTTAATACTAGAGTGCAAACAGCTATTGAGATGAAAGAAGTGGCTGAACCATTTATAAGAAGAAGAGCTATGAGACATCTTGAAAAGAAAAGGGTAGTTATATTTGCAGCAGGTACTGGTAACCCATATTTCTCAACTGATACTACAGCTGCTTTAAGAGCTGCTGAAATAGAAGCTGATGCAATTCTACTTGCAAAAAAAGTAGATGGCGTTTATGACAAAGATCCAAATAAATATGATGATGCTAAGAAATTTGAAAAACTTTCTTACATAGAAGTATTAGAAAAAGGATTACAAGTTATGGATTCTACTGCTACATCTTTGTGTATGGATAATGATATTCCTATAATAGTTTTTGGACTTGATGAACCTAATAATATTAAAAAAGTAGTTATGGGTGAAGAAATGGGAACTATAGTATCTAAATAA